In one Pseudomonas sp. 31-12 genomic region, the following are encoded:
- the earP gene encoding elongation factor P maturation arginine rhamnosyltransferase EarP, which translates to MPQVKTRWDIFCTVVDNFGDIGVTWRLARQLVAEHAVEVRLWVDDLRAFERICPEIDISATQQWQQGVEVCQWPTEWQPAEAADVVIAAFACQLPSAYMDAMASREKPPLWMNLDYLSAEDWVIGCHGLPSVKYKSVQKYFFFPGFQKGTGGLLRENGLLERRQQFQQNPEAQREFLQGLGIDRAPNAQLISLFAYENSGLASWLDVLAADSIPTHLLVPESRILGDVECWLGVDQLAAGAVHVRGELTVQVLPFVRQDQYDHLLWCCDFNAVRGEDSFVRAQWAGRPLLWHIYQQDEDIHLDKLDAFLALYTQGLSGPASEAISGLWRAWNAGHDMSDHWLATCKHWPELQKHAETWCLEQALQADLAAALVQFYVNWI; encoded by the coding sequence ATGCCTCAAGTGAAAACCCGCTGGGATATTTTTTGCACCGTGGTCGACAACTTTGGCGACATCGGTGTGACCTGGCGCCTGGCCCGACAACTGGTGGCCGAGCATGCCGTGGAGGTGCGCTTGTGGGTCGATGACCTGCGGGCCTTCGAACGCATCTGTCCGGAAATCGACATCAGCGCCACGCAGCAATGGCAGCAGGGTGTGGAGGTGTGTCAGTGGCCCACCGAATGGCAACCCGCTGAAGCGGCTGATGTGGTGATCGCCGCGTTCGCCTGCCAGTTGCCGAGCGCCTACATGGACGCCATGGCCTCGCGGGAAAAGCCGCCGCTGTGGATGAACCTCGACTACCTGAGCGCCGAAGACTGGGTGATCGGCTGTCACGGTTTGCCATCGGTGAAGTACAAGAGCGTGCAGAAGTACTTCTTCTTTCCGGGGTTCCAGAAAGGCACGGGTGGCTTGCTGCGCGAAAACGGATTGCTTGAACGTCGCCAGCAGTTTCAGCAAAACCCCGAAGCCCAGCGCGAATTCCTGCAAGGCCTGGGGATCGATCGCGCACCGAACGCTCAACTGATCTCACTGTTTGCCTACGAAAACAGCGGATTGGCCAGTTGGCTGGACGTGCTGGCCGCCGATTCGATTCCCACGCATCTGCTGGTGCCCGAAAGCCGGATTCTCGGGGATGTCGAATGCTGGCTGGGTGTCGATCAACTGGCGGCAGGCGCGGTGCACGTGCGCGGTGAATTGACCGTGCAAGTCCTGCCGTTCGTCCGACAGGATCAATACGATCATTTGCTGTGGTGCTGCGATTTCAACGCCGTGCGCGGCGAAGATTCCTTTGTTCGCGCGCAATGGGCAGGGCGGCCGCTGCTCTGGCACATCTATCAGCAGGACGAAGATATCCATCTGGACAAGCTCGACGCCTTCCTGGCTCTGTACACCCAAGGCCTGTCCGGGCCCGCCAGCGAGGCGATCAGCGGTCTTTGGCGTGCGTGGAATGCGGGTCATGATATGTCCGACCATTGGTTAGCGACCTGCAAACACTGGCCGGAGCTGCAAAAACACGCCGAGACGTGGTGTCTGGAACAAGCCTTGCAGGCTGATCTTGCCGCAGCGCTGGTACAGTTTTATGTAAATTGGATATGA
- a CDS encoding GreA/GreB family elongation factor, which translates to MHKPAVHRLIIDKLRVDLDIAERAAQTAYETATHEENIAENKYDTLGLEASYLAAGQAKRVEEIRQSLTLCQNLTLRPYDEQRGIEVGALLGLEDEKGREQWLFLAPDAAGLKVDMVGQMITVITPRSPLGKSLLGKFEGDEVEILVAGARQQFAVTEVI; encoded by the coding sequence ATGCACAAGCCAGCCGTCCACCGACTGATTATCGACAAGCTTCGGGTCGATCTCGACATCGCCGAGCGTGCCGCGCAAACCGCTTACGAAACCGCGACCCACGAAGAAAACATCGCCGAAAACAAGTACGACACCCTAGGCCTGGAGGCGTCTTATCTGGCTGCCGGACAGGCCAAACGCGTGGAAGAAATCAGGCAGTCACTGACGTTGTGCCAGAACCTGACCTTGCGTCCTTATGACGAACAACGCGGGATCGAAGTCGGCGCCCTGCTCGGCCTGGAAGACGAAAAGGGGCGTGAGCAATGGCTGTTCCTGGCCCCTGACGCGGCGGGCCTGAAAGTCGATATGGTCGGGCAAATGATCACTGTCATCACCCCTCGCTCGCCGCTGGGCAAAAGCCTGCTGGGCAAGTTCGAAGGGGACGAAGTGGAGATTCTGGTGGCGGGCGCTCGGCAACAGTTTGCTGTCACCGAGGTGATCTAA
- the cysB gene encoding HTH-type transcriptional regulator CysB yields the protein MKLQQLRYIWEVAHHDLNVSATAQSLYTSQPGISKQIRLLEDELGVEVFARSGKHLTRVTPAGERIITTAGEILRKVESIKQIAQEFSNEKKGTLSIATTHTQARYALPPVISNFIKQYPDVALHMHQGSPMQIAEMAADGTVDFAIATEALELFGDLVMMPCYRWNRCVVVPQGHPLTKLSKLSLEALAEYPIVTYVFGFTGRSKLDEAFSHRGLTPKVVFTAADADVIKTYVRLGLGVGIVAKMAVDAKLDSDLVMLDASDLFESSITKIGFRRGTFLRGFMCDFIEKFAPHLTREVMAKAIQCHNKQELEELFDGVELPVH from the coding sequence ATGAAGCTTCAACAACTGCGCTACATCTGGGAAGTGGCGCACCACGACCTCAACGTTTCCGCTACAGCCCAAAGCCTTTACACCTCGCAACCGGGCATCAGCAAGCAGATCCGTCTGCTGGAAGACGAATTGGGCGTCGAGGTTTTTGCCCGCAGCGGCAAGCACCTGACCCGCGTCACTCCGGCCGGCGAGCGCATCATCACCACCGCCGGCGAGATCCTGCGCAAGGTTGAAAGCATCAAGCAGATCGCCCAGGAATTCTCCAACGAGAAGAAAGGCACCCTGTCGATCGCCACCACGCACACTCAGGCACGTTATGCGTTGCCACCAGTGATCAGCAATTTCATCAAGCAATACCCGGACGTTGCCCTGCACATGCATCAGGGTTCGCCGATGCAAATCGCCGAAATGGCCGCAGACGGCACCGTGGATTTCGCCATCGCCACCGAAGCGCTGGAACTGTTCGGTGACCTGGTGATGATGCCGTGCTACCGCTGGAACCGTTGCGTGGTCGTGCCTCAGGGCCACCCGCTGACCAAGCTGTCGAAGCTGTCCCTGGAAGCCCTGGCCGAATACCCGATCGTGACGTACGTGTTCGGTTTTACCGGTCGTTCAAAACTCGACGAAGCCTTCAGCCATCGCGGCCTGACACCGAAAGTGGTGTTCACCGCCGCCGACGCCGACGTGATCAAGACTTACGTTCGCCTGGGCCTGGGCGTGGGCATCGTGGCGAAAATGGCCGTCGACGCCAAACTCGACAGCGACCTCGTGATGCTCGACGCCAGCGACTTGTTCGAATCCAGCATCACTAAAATCGGTTTCCGTCGCGGCACTTTCCTGCGTGGTTTCATGTGCGATTTCATCGAGAAGTTCGCGCCGCACCTGACCCGAGAAGTCATGGCCAAGGCCATTCAGTGCCACAACAAACAGGAACTGGAAGAGCTGTTCGACGGCGTCGAACTGCCGGTCCACTAA
- a CDS encoding universal stress protein yields MIHSMLYATDLGLYAPLVMQHALALARTFNADLYVVHAVEPMGLFAESVLQSYLDEQALNEFHSQGLSTVIANIEQRVLDSFREELGDEGEQDLERIKAVRVLQGDPSQVILDQAQKLSVDLLIVGSHSHGAGAETPLGRTAARVLQLSRVPVYLVPLVERRRQGDR; encoded by the coding sequence ATGATTCATTCGATGCTGTATGCCACTGACCTCGGTCTGTATGCACCGTTGGTGATGCAGCATGCCTTGGCGCTGGCGCGGACATTCAATGCCGACTTGTATGTGGTACACGCCGTTGAGCCCATGGGGTTGTTTGCCGAATCAGTGCTGCAGAGTTACCTCGATGAGCAGGCCTTGAACGAGTTTCACAGTCAGGGCCTGAGCACGGTGATCGCCAATATTGAGCAGCGGGTGCTCGACAGCTTTCGTGAAGAGTTGGGGGATGAAGGGGAGCAGGATCTGGAGCGGATCAAAGCGGTGCGAGTGCTGCAGGGTGACCCATCGCAGGTGATTCTCGACCAGGCGCAGAAACTCTCCGTGGATTTGTTGATCGTAGGTAGTCATAGCCATGGTGCTGGCGCGGAAACGCCTCTGGGCAGGACCGCTGCGCGGGTGTTGCAACTGTCTCGGGTGCCGGTTTATCTGGTGCCACTCGTTGAACGTCGTCGCCAAGGGGATCGCTAG
- a CDS encoding 5'-nucleotidase, with product MAKTIDDKLVLAISSRALFDLSESHKVYLSSGVEAYRQYQIEHEDEILEPGDAFPLVQKLLNLNASLGRARVEVILVSRNSADTGLRVFNSIDHYGLAISRAAFVGGRSPYPYLKAFGCDLFLSTHAEDVRSALDAGFAAATILSGGASRAASDELRIAFDGDAVLFSDESERIYQSGGLEAFQASERESAREPLRGGPFKGFLAALNLLQREFPDDACPIRTALVTARSAPAHERVIRTLREWDIRLDESLFLGGLTKSAFLEAFAADVFFDDQAGHCELAREVVATGHVPHGISNEQKV from the coding sequence ATGGCAAAGACGATTGACGACAAACTGGTGCTGGCGATTTCGTCGCGAGCGCTGTTCGACCTGAGCGAAAGTCACAAGGTCTATCTGTCGAGCGGCGTCGAGGCCTACCGGCAATATCAGATTGAACACGAAGACGAAATCCTCGAGCCCGGGGATGCGTTTCCGTTGGTGCAAAAACTCCTGAACCTTAATGCCAGTCTTGGACGCGCCCGGGTCGAGGTGATCCTGGTGTCGCGCAACAGCGCGGACACCGGCCTGCGCGTATTCAACTCGATTGATCACTATGGCCTGGCGATTTCCCGCGCGGCGTTTGTCGGCGGTCGCAGTCCCTATCCGTACCTCAAGGCCTTTGGCTGCGACCTGTTTCTCTCCACCCACGCCGAAGACGTGCGCAGCGCGCTGGATGCCGGGTTCGCTGCAGCGACCATTCTGTCGGGCGGTGCCAGCCGTGCGGCCAGCGATGAATTGCGCATCGCCTTCGACGGTGATGCGGTGCTGTTTTCCGACGAGTCCGAGCGGATCTATCAGTCCGGCGGCCTGGAAGCGTTTCAGGCCAGCGAGCGCGAATCGGCTCGCGAGCCTTTGCGCGGTGGGCCGTTCAAAGGTTTTCTCGCCGCCCTCAATCTGTTGCAGCGCGAGTTTCCTGATGACGCCTGTCCGATCCGCACCGCCCTGGTGACGGCACGGTCGGCGCCGGCCCATGAACGGGTGATCCGCACGTTGCGCGAATGGGACATTCGTCTGGACGAGTCGCTGTTTCTGGGTGGCCTGACCAAGTCGGCATTCCTCGAAGCGTTTGCCGCCGACGTGTTTTTCGACGATCAGGCCGGTCATTGCGAGCTGGCCCGCGAGGTGGTCGCCACCGGCCACGTGCCCCACGGCATAAGCAACGAGCAAAAGGTTTAA
- a CDS encoding putative 2-dehydropantoate 2-reductase: MMEAVAKPTIGIIGTGAIGGFYGVMLARAGFDVHFLLRSEFAAVAERGLQVDSAVHGALTLNPVQAYSSAEDMPPCDWLLVGAKTTSNADLAPAILQAAAPNAKVLLLQNGLDVEDSLRALLPDTLHLLGGLCLICVHRTGPGAITHQALGAVNVGYHSGPATDEQARMAIVEEGAGLFRSAGIDSQAMANLHQARWQKLVWNIPYNGLSVLLGAGTTPLMADADSRELIKALMAEVVQGAKACGHEMPAGYADFLFMMTEKMPDYWPSMYHDFLHKRPLELQAIYARPLAAAKTAGCELPRIEALYRSLSFIDRRNT, from the coding sequence ATGATGGAGGCAGTTGCCAAACCGACAATCGGTATTATCGGAACCGGCGCGATCGGCGGTTTCTACGGGGTGATGCTGGCGCGTGCCGGTTTCGATGTTCACTTTTTGTTGCGCAGTGAATTTGCAGCGGTCGCCGAACGCGGGTTGCAAGTCGACAGCGCGGTACACGGTGCGCTGACATTGAATCCGGTCCAGGCCTATTCGTCGGCCGAAGACATGCCGCCTTGCGACTGGTTGCTGGTCGGTGCGAAAACCACCAGCAACGCAGACCTGGCGCCCGCTATCCTTCAAGCCGCCGCGCCGAATGCCAAAGTCTTGCTCCTGCAAAATGGCCTGGATGTCGAAGACAGTCTGCGAGCCTTGCTCCCGGATACGCTGCACCTGCTCGGCGGGCTCTGCCTGATTTGCGTCCATCGCACCGGTCCGGGGGCGATCACTCATCAGGCCCTTGGCGCGGTGAATGTCGGCTACCACAGTGGCCCCGCCACCGATGAACAGGCGCGCATGGCGATAGTCGAGGAGGGCGCCGGGTTGTTCCGCAGTGCCGGCATCGACTCACAGGCCATGGCGAACCTGCATCAGGCGCGCTGGCAGAAACTGGTCTGGAATATCCCTTACAACGGACTGTCGGTACTGCTTGGCGCGGGCACCACGCCGTTGATGGCCGATGCCGACAGCCGGGAACTGATCAAGGCCTTGATGGCCGAAGTGGTTCAGGGCGCCAAGGCTTGCGGTCACGAAATGCCGGCCGGTTACGCGGACTTTTTGTTCATGATGACCGAGAAAATGCCCGACTATTGGCCGAGCATGTACCACGATTTCCTGCACAAACGACCGCTGGAACTCCAGGCGATTTATGCGCGACCGCTGGCGGCGGCAAAAACGGCGGGATGCGAATTGCCGCGAATCGAAGCCTTGTATCGCAGCTTGAGCTTTATCGATCGACGCAACACGTGA
- a CDS encoding co-chaperone YbbN, which produces MNTDSMCRPSDIVSPSIVVESELTDFDADQRLLAMSGVSLVIFTSVGCASCRFAREQLPRLELAIDRLCWIDAGDNGGLVERYQVFHLPALFVVRDGEFFGPVQSRLTSTGLNEAVRRALSRDAEELP; this is translated from the coding sequence ATGAACACGGACTCCATGTGTCGGCCATCTGACATTGTTTCCCCCAGTATAGTGGTCGAATCGGAACTGACCGATTTCGACGCCGACCAACGGCTGCTGGCGATGAGCGGTGTGTCGCTGGTGATTTTTACCAGTGTCGGCTGCGCCAGTTGCCGGTTTGCCCGGGAGCAATTGCCGCGACTCGAACTGGCGATCGACCGGCTGTGCTGGATCGATGCCGGGGACAATGGCGGGTTGGTCGAGCGTTATCAGGTTTTCCATTTGCCGGCGCTGTTTGTGGTGCGCGACGGCGAGTTTTTCGGGCCAGTACAGTCGCGCCTGACCAGCACCGGGCTCAATGAAGCCGTGCGCCGGGCGCTCAGTCGTGATGCAGAGGAGTTGCCATGA
- a CDS encoding PilZ domain-containing protein, with the protein MGRFLPHPDDVPVELTLLKHECISRQRLHTISLGGMACNYHRAWRHGTALEVRMPTLNPDLRYLGYVAWCLRRKHGYLVGIAFVDEQMLFSARMGEQVCQIERYCRLRDAHDDLQDIQALALDWVQQHADEFSHDTVRKAFAQPALG; encoded by the coding sequence ATGGGACGTTTTTTACCTCACCCTGACGATGTGCCCGTCGAATTAACGTTGCTCAAGCATGAGTGCATTTCGCGGCAACGGCTGCACACTATCAGCCTCGGCGGCATGGCTTGCAATTACCACCGCGCCTGGCGCCACGGTACGGCGCTGGAAGTGCGCATGCCAACCCTGAATCCCGATTTGCGCTACCTGGGTTATGTAGCCTGGTGCCTGCGACGCAAGCATGGGTATCTGGTGGGCATTGCGTTCGTCGACGAACAGATGCTGTTCAGTGCGCGAATGGGCGAACAGGTCTGCCAGATCGAGCGTTATTGCCGCCTGCGTGACGCACACGATGACCTGCAGGATATTCAGGCCCTGGCCCTCGACTGGGTCCAGCAGCATGCCGACGAGTTCTCCCACGACACGGTTCGCAAGGCATTTGCACAGCCAGCATTGGGTTAG
- a CDS encoding 3-deoxy-7-phosphoheptulonate synthase, producing MADLPINDLNVASNETLITPDQLKRDIPLSDAALRTVTKGREVIRNILDGTDHRLFVVIGPCSIHDIKAAHEYAERLKVLAAEVSDTLYLVMRVYFEKPRTTVGWKGLINDPYLDDSFKIQDGLHIGRQLLLDLAEMGLPTATEALDPISPQYLQDLISWSAIGARTTESQTHREMASGLSSAVGFKNGTDGGLTVAINALQSVSSPHRFLGINQEGGVSIVTTKGNAYGHVVLRGGNGKPNYDSVSVALCEQALNKAKIKPNIMVDCSHANSNKDPALQPLVMENVANQILEGNQSIIGLMVESHLNWGCQAIPKDLADLQYGVSITDACIDWSATENTLRSMHAKLKDVLPKRART from the coding sequence ATGGCTGATTTACCGATCAACGACCTAAACGTCGCCTCCAACGAGACCCTGATCACTCCCGATCAGCTCAAGCGTGATATCCCTCTGAGCGACGCTGCCCTGCGCACCGTCACCAAGGGTCGCGAAGTCATTCGCAACATTCTTGATGGCACCGACCACCGCCTGTTCGTCGTGATCGGGCCTTGCTCGATCCACGACATCAAGGCAGCCCACGAATACGCCGAGCGCCTGAAAGTGCTCGCCGCAGAAGTGTCCGATACCCTGTATCTGGTCATGCGCGTGTATTTCGAGAAGCCACGCACCACCGTCGGCTGGAAAGGCTTGATCAACGACCCGTACCTGGACGACTCCTTCAAGATTCAGGACGGTCTGCACATCGGTCGTCAGTTGCTGCTGGACCTGGCCGAGATGGGCCTGCCGACCGCCACTGAAGCCCTTGATCCGATCTCCCCGCAATACTTGCAGGACCTGATCAGCTGGTCGGCCATCGGCGCGCGCACCACCGAATCCCAGACTCACCGTGAAATGGCGTCCGGCCTGTCTTCGGCCGTCGGCTTCAAGAACGGCACCGATGGCGGCCTGACGGTGGCGATCAACGCCCTGCAGTCGGTTTCCAGCCCGCACCGTTTCCTGGGTATCAACCAGGAAGGTGGCGTGTCGATCGTTACCACCAAGGGCAATGCCTACGGTCACGTGGTACTGCGCGGCGGCAACGGCAAGCCGAACTATGATTCGGTCAGCGTCGCACTCTGCGAGCAAGCGCTGAACAAGGCGAAGATCAAGCCGAACATCATGGTCGATTGCAGCCACGCCAACTCCAACAAGGACCCGGCCCTGCAACCGCTGGTGATGGAGAACGTCGCCAACCAGATCCTCGAAGGCAACCAGTCGATCATCGGCCTGATGGTCGAAAGTCACCTGAACTGGGGCTGCCAGGCCATCCCGAAAGACCTCGCCGACCTGCAATACGGCGTGTCGATCACCGATGCCTGCATCGATTGGTCTGCGACCGAAAACACCTTGCGCAGCATGCACGCCAAGCTCAAGGATGTGCTGCCGAAGCGCGCTCGCACCTGA
- a CDS encoding GNAT family N-acetyltransferase — MSEALSIHHDQAGHQFETSVDGHRAYLTYMDLGKQTLDIYRTFVPNALRGRGIAAALTEQALQYAEEMGYTVIPSCSYVERYMERHQRHAAKLSQ, encoded by the coding sequence ATGAGCGAGGCGTTGTCCATCCACCATGACCAGGCTGGTCATCAGTTCGAGACCAGTGTGGACGGTCATCGTGCCTACCTGACCTATATGGATCTTGGGAAACAGACTCTGGATATCTATCGCACCTTCGTGCCTAACGCGTTGCGTGGTCGCGGCATCGCGGCGGCATTGACCGAGCAGGCGCTGCAGTACGCTGAAGAAATGGGTTACACCGTCATTCCATCGTGCTCTTACGTCGAGCGCTACATGGAGCGTCACCAGCGGCATGCCGCCAAGCTGAGCCAGTAA
- the oprI gene encoding outer membrane lipoprotei OprI codes for MNNVLKFSALALAAVLATGCSSVSKETEARLTATEDAAARSQARADEAYRKADEALAAAQKAQQTADEANERALRMLEKASRK; via the coding sequence ATGAACAACGTTCTGAAATTCTCTGCTCTGGCTCTGGCCGCAGTTCTGGCTACCGGTTGCAGCAGCGTATCGAAAGAAACCGAAGCACGTCTGACTGCTACTGAAGACGCAGCTGCTCGCTCCCAGGCTCGTGCAGACGAAGCTTACCGTAAAGCTGATGAAGCTCTGGCTGCTGCTCAAAAAGCACAACAGACTGCTGACGAAGCTAACGAGCGTGCTCTGCGCATGCTGGAAAAAGCTAGCCGCAAGTAA
- a CDS encoding L,D-transpeptidase family protein, translated as MLPRFPAVTRCLSLAALCMAGPVAALELPLPPPGEDIVGQVQVIKAKYEDTFADLGTTYDLGYSEMVAANPGVDPWLPGAGTEIVLPTRFILPPGPREGIVINLAEYRLYYFPKGRNVVYTFPLGIGREGWGSPIAHTSIIAKTPNPTWTPPASIKAEHAADGDPLPNVVPAGPDNPLGPFKFTLGTPGYLIHGSNKKFGIGMRTSHGCFRMFNNNVLEMAGMVPVGTSVRILSDPYKFGVSGGKVYLEAHTPLDDKGNPSVVDKHTAVINAMLKREDITNNLRMNWDVVRDVVAAEDGLPVEIGVPNTSAPMVTTAPIDPLQ; from the coding sequence ATGTTGCCGCGTTTTCCTGCCGTTACCCGCTGCCTGTCTCTTGCCGCCCTTTGTATGGCGGGCCCCGTAGCCGCACTGGAGCTGCCCCTGCCACCGCCCGGTGAAGACATCGTCGGCCAGGTGCAAGTAATCAAGGCCAAGTACGAAGACACCTTCGCCGACCTCGGCACCACTTACGATCTGGGCTATTCGGAAATGGTCGCGGCCAACCCTGGCGTCGATCCATGGTTGCCGGGCGCTGGTACCGAGATCGTCCTGCCGACGCGCTTCATCCTGCCGCCGGGCCCGCGTGAAGGCATCGTCATCAACCTGGCTGAATACCGCCTCTACTACTTCCCGAAAGGCCGGAACGTGGTCTACACCTTCCCGCTGGGTATCGGTCGTGAAGGCTGGGGCTCGCCGATTGCCCACACCAGCATCATTGCCAAGACGCCGAACCCGACCTGGACCCCTCCAGCGTCGATCAAGGCCGAGCACGCCGCTGATGGCGATCCGCTGCCGAACGTCGTGCCGGCCGGCCCGGATAACCCGCTGGGGCCGTTCAAGTTCACCCTGGGTACGCCGGGCTACCTGATCCACGGCTCGAACAAGAAGTTCGGCATCGGCATGCGCACCAGCCACGGCTGCTTCCGCATGTTCAACAACAACGTGCTGGAAATGGCGGGCATGGTGCCGGTCGGTACCTCGGTACGCATCCTCAGCGATCCGTACAAGTTCGGCGTCAGTGGCGGCAAGGTGTACCTGGAAGCGCACACGCCGCTGGACGACAAGGGCAACCCTTCTGTGGTCGACAAGCACACCGCTGTGATCAACGCGATGCTCAAGCGCGAGGACATCACCAATAACCTGCGCATGAACTGGGACGTGGTCCGCGACGTGGTTGCCGCTGAAGATGGCCTGCCGGTGGAAATCGGAGTACCAAACACTTCCGCGCCGATGGTGACAACTGCACCGATTGACCCGCTGCAGTAA
- the hxsA2 gene encoding His-Xaa-Ser repeat protein HxsA2, translating to MKKRSFLVPMATLAAAVATEQASALVTHEAVEPSTDTTISLQSATQSENISARGGNDLFAFVLKRGDQGQFMAYHSSHSSHASHSSHSSHHSGS from the coding sequence ATGAAAAAGCGTTCCTTTTTGGTACCAATGGCAACTCTGGCAGCAGCCGTAGCTACGGAGCAGGCTTCGGCTTTAGTCACCCACGAGGCTGTCGAGCCCAGCACCGACACCACAATCTCACTCCAATCGGCTACTCAGAGCGAAAACATTTCGGCTCGCGGCGGCAATGATCTATTTGCGTTTGTCCTGAAACGTGGAGATCAAGGTCAGTTCATGGCTTACCACAGCTCTCATAGCTCCCACGCTTCGCACAGCTCACATAGCTCCCACCACTCGGGCTCCTGA
- a CDS encoding His-Xaa-Ser system protein HsxD, with translation MEFTARLAFDERLYDGQVLQKATYRSMNSLTADITCADGKFICALSSNIGIDEPAFLSAVQEFKKDVLDYQLRHKLNVETLPIRNLILGLAFSKTGLISE, from the coding sequence ATGGAATTTACGGCTAGGCTCGCGTTTGATGAGCGGCTTTATGACGGACAGGTTTTGCAAAAAGCCACTTACCGCTCGATGAATTCACTGACAGCTGATATCACATGCGCCGATGGGAAATTTATCTGCGCCTTATCCTCGAATATCGGCATAGATGAGCCTGCGTTTCTGTCTGCTGTTCAAGAATTCAAGAAGGATGTCCTCGACTACCAGCTGCGTCACAAGCTGAACGTTGAGACCCTACCGATCAGGAATCTGATCCTTGGGCTGGCCTTCTCAAAAACCGGGCTAATCAGTGAGTAA